Proteins encoded within one genomic window of Paenibacillus rhizovicinus:
- a CDS encoding ParM/StbA family protein produces the protein MPAASSSKAAPKSGIPLAKTKRPILIALDMGFGWGKLLSSAGIQYVFPSIVVSGQPSTKLFNFDEINRQKLVVTIDGKTHMVGDQARTKTGGRTSNRTEARDRATDTDSQVLFRTAIALGVPDEEGEYDVILETGVPNEDYGKIYADKLVEYLKQSFEITFNLGHGKTVIKKINVIDVDIIRQPEGTVLDHTYRFNPNYREEKTLLLPAGKAPKYHGVIDIGQGTTDAALFEDGFIREEEGTSISTEATNLVYDKLRTKLAIKFAAEGYEYKATDTDLDVMIRTKSLWYAGETHDVTPEITESVEEVAELIVDEVTRAWGSEIQRLQGILITGGGADIFFDSLVLAFKSKNVGGLFKAEMAQYSNVIGFYEMAVLNLVQKGMPQDEIFEEYVVPFLQMLEEAV, from the coding sequence ATGCCAGCAGCAAGTTCATCCAAGGCAGCACCGAAGTCCGGTATTCCATTGGCAAAGACGAAACGTCCAATTCTAATCGCACTTGACATGGGTTTCGGATGGGGCAAGCTCCTTTCCAGTGCAGGGATTCAGTACGTGTTTCCAAGCATCGTGGTTTCCGGACAGCCGAGCACGAAATTGTTCAATTTTGATGAAATCAACCGTCAGAAGCTGGTTGTAACGATCGACGGAAAAACACATATGGTTGGCGACCAGGCCCGCACGAAAACCGGCGGACGCACATCGAACCGTACAGAGGCTCGTGATCGTGCAACAGATACAGACAGCCAAGTCTTGTTCCGCACAGCGATCGCCCTTGGTGTTCCAGATGAAGAAGGCGAGTACGACGTTATCCTGGAGACAGGCGTACCGAATGAAGATTACGGTAAAATTTATGCGGACAAGCTGGTCGAATACTTGAAGCAATCCTTTGAGATCACATTCAACTTGGGCCATGGAAAAACTGTAATCAAGAAAATCAACGTAATCGATGTCGATATCATCCGCCAGCCGGAAGGAACGGTTCTCGATCATACCTACAGATTCAATCCTAACTATAGGGAAGAAAAAACGTTGCTGCTGCCTGCCGGCAAAGCACCAAAATATCATGGCGTCATTGACATCGGCCAAGGCACAACGGATGCCGCACTCTTCGAAGATGGATTCATCCGTGAAGAAGAAGGCACTTCAATCTCCACTGAAGCGACGAACCTTGTGTACGACAAGCTGCGCACGAAACTTGCGATTAAGTTCGCTGCAGAAGGCTACGAGTACAAGGCAACTGATACGGATCTTGACGTAATGATCCGCACGAAGTCGCTGTGGTACGCTGGAGAAACTCACGACGTGACGCCAGAAATCACAGAATCCGTGGAAGAGGTTGCTGAACTGATCGTGGACGAAGTAACCCGAGCATGGGGCAGTGAGATTCAGCGTCTGCAGGGTATCCTGATCACCGGTGGCGGCGCCGATATCTTCTTCGATTCTCTCGTCTTGGCATTCAAGTCGAAAAACGTTGGTGGTCTGTTCAAAGCCGAAATGGCTCAATACAGCAACGTTATCGGATTCTATGAAATGGCGGTCCTGAACCTGGTTCAAAAGGGCATGCCGCAAGATGAAATCTTCGAGGAATACGTAGTGCCATTCCTCCAAATGCTTGAAGAGGCAGTGTGA